In Oscillospiraceae bacterium, the DNA window GCGATGTGCCTTGAGGAAATGCTGTGCTGTCGGCGGATTGATGAAGCTTTCCTATATTACGGTGAGCTTCGCCGACGCGTTGGAATTCTACTGACCGACGAGCTGCGGAATTCAGTCAAGGATATGACGCGGGAGATGTATGAAATTTATCAGAGGGGCTGCACGCCCACGGTGAAAAAATCAAAAAAATGCTCATCCTGCTCAATGAAAGAAATCTGTCTTCCCGGTATCTCAAAACAGCAGTCTGCAAAAGCATATCTCGAACATGAGCTGAAAGGTGAGTATAATAGGTAGAATATGAGAAAGCTTCACAATATCCTCTATGTGACTCACCCGGATGCTTACCTTTCTCTAGACGGAGAAAATGCAGTCATATTAGAAAAGGACCAGGAGGTAAAGCGAATTCCTCTTCATAATCTTGAAGGGATTATCACTTTCGGATATACCGGAGCCAGTCCGGCGCTGATGCATCACTGTGCGGAGCTTGGAATAGCTCTGACATTTTTGAGCGCGCATGGACGTTTTCTATGTCGCGTTGAAGGAGAGAAACATGGCAATATTCTTCTGCGTAAAGAGCAATACCGGGTTTCAGATGATGAAAATCGTTCTCTTGAAGCGGCAAGATATATTGTATGCGGAAAGCTGTATAATGAGCGTGCTGTGCTGCTTCGGGCGATGCGTGATCACTCAATGCAATTTGATTGTGAAAAGATAAGTAATGCCGCAGAAAGAATAACCCGGGCAATTACGATGACAGAGAAGTGTTTAACACTTGAAGAATTGCGCGGAATAGAGGGAGAGGCGGCGAACGCATACTTTGGTGTATTTGATCTTTTAATATTACAAAATAAAAATGACTTTTTCTGGTGCGGGCGCACTCGCAGACCACCGACTGATAATGTAAATGCGTTGTTATCATTTTGCTATAGTTTGCTGACACACGATTGTGCCGCGGGACTTGAATCAGCCGGACTAGA includes these proteins:
- the cas1c gene encoding type I-C CRISPR-associated endonuclease Cas1c, coding for MRKLHNILYVTHPDAYLSLDGENAVILEKDQEVKRIPLHNLEGIITFGYTGASPALMHHCAELGIALTFLSAHGRFLCRVEGEKHGNILLRKEQYRVSDDENRSLEAARYIVCGKLYNERAVLLRAMRDHSMQFDCEKISNAAERITRAITMTEKCLTLEELRGIEGEAANAYFGVFDLLILQNKNDFFWCGRTRRPPTDNVNALLSFCYSLLTHDCAAGLESAGLDSYAGFLHRDRPGRQSLALDLMEEFRAPMCDRFVLSIINTRQVNASGFLQKENSAVIMDDNTRRDVLVAWQKRKQEEIIHPFLGEKAEWGVLPLVQAQLLARYIRGDIDAYPPFLWR